The following nucleotide sequence is from Flavimarina sp. Hel_I_48.
GCTACCTTTTATTTATCAGTATAATACATACGAATAAGGGTCAAAATGACTAAAATAAGCATTAAAACCGCCATAAAGTAATTAGTATACTTCGTCAGGTTCATGGCTTTGCGCTCTATACGTTGAAAGCACAATACATAAATGTAAAGGGATGTAAAAGTACCCGCAGCGGCGGCCAGCATAAAAGTCGCGATTGCCACGACATGATAAGAAACCTGTCCGCTTACATTAAGCGCCGCACCCAGTGCACAGAAGTAAGGGATGGGCAGGATATTGATGGCAGAAATCAAAATCCCTTTTCCCAGACTGCGCATACCGCGGTGTTTTACCGGTTTTACCCGTTTTACTTTTGCCTTTTTTGCAGTAATCAAAAAGTAGATCCCCATAAGGATAAAAATGACCATACCGGTACGCAGCAACATGTTGCGCACATATTCATTATTGAATATATATTTAGCGAGCAATATGGCGATAAGCGCTTGAAACAGTACAACAATACATGCGCCCACAGCAACCAGTGTGCCATTCTTTTTACCGCCCTGCAAACAGGATTTGGCCACGGTCATATTGACCAGTCCCGGTGGCAATACGCCAGCGAAAGCGGCTAGATAAGTTATTATGAAAAGTTTTGTTATTTCCAAGGTAGCAGGGAGCCTAGTTGATCTTAAATTTTATATACGTAATCCGTTTTTGCTTTTCAAGATACTGTTTCTCGTAGAATGTTTGAATACCTACGACCTCCTCAGGGGCTTCATGGTTACTGTAAATATCGTGATGCGCATAAAGTACCTCGTGCCCCGCGCCGTGCAATAGCCCCAGGGTATACCCATGCATAAACTCACTGTCTGTCTTTAAATGTACGATACCTTCTGAATGTAGAACCTTTTTATAATTTTCCAGAAAATCGGCATTGGTCATACGATGCTTGGTGCGCTTGTATTTGATCTGAGGATCAGGAAAAGTGATCCAGATTTCCGAAACTTCATTTTCGGCAAAGGCGTAGGCCAAAAGCTCGATCTGCATGCGTATAAAACAAACATTGTTCAGGTCTTCCTCTATGGCGGTTTTTGCACCGCGCCAAAAACGGGCACCCTTGATGTCTATACCTATAAAATTCTTTTCTGGGTAGCGTTGCGCAAGGCCCACGCTATATTCTCCCTTGCCACAGCCCAGTTCCAGTACAATAGGCGCATCATTATTGAAGAACTCTTTCCATTTTCCCTTCCATTTAAAATCTTCCTGCAGTAGTTCTTCCCTACTGGGCTGGATTACGTTTGTGAATGTTTCGTTTTCGCGAAAGCGTTTCAGTTTATTCTTGCTGCCCAATGTGTAGTGTGTAAGTTCTTTATTGAAATAATGCTTAAAAAAGATCCTTTTTAGATTGAAAACTGGGATTTTGCCCTATATTTTGAATAAAAATGAAAGAAAATTTCTCTATCCAATAAGGCTAAAAACCTCATTTTGATGACAAAACTCCTCGATAAGACCATTTTTTAATGATTTGATAAAATTAAGGAAACTTTTATCAATAGAAAGTAATTAAACTTTGTCTTATGCATAAAAACAAAACCATTCTGGTAGCGCCACTTAACTGGGGACTGGGTCATGCAACCCGGTGCATCCCCATTATACGCCTGCTTATCAAAGACGGTTTTGAGGTTTTGCTGGCCAGTGATGGTGATGCACTCGCCCTGCTTGAGAGGGAATTCCCTGAACTGGAGTCTTTAGAGCTGCCTTCATATCAAATAGAATACCCTAAAAACGGGTCCAGCTTCAAATGGAAAATGCTCCTGCGAAGTCCTAAAATCTTAAAAGCCATAAGGGGTGAGCATAAAATCGTTCGAGATCTTGTGAATAAAAACAAGATACAAGGCGTTATTTCTGATAATAGGTTTGGCTTGTACCATGCAGCAATACCCACGGTATTTATAACCCACCAGTTACAGGTACTCAGCGGTAATACTACAAAACTCACCTCTGCCCTACACAGGCGGTACATAAAGCGTTTTGACACCTGCTGGGTTCCAGATTTTGAAGGTGGAATAAACCTGACCGGAAAATTGGGCCATCCCAAATTTTTCGATATTCCCATCACCTACATAGGTCCATTGTCACGCTTAGAAGTGGTTAAAATCCCTATGGAATATGATATTCTTGTACTATTGTCTGGACCCGAACCGCAGCGAACAGAGCTGGAAGACATTCTATTGCACGAACTCAAAATCTATAAGGGGAAAGTACTTTTTGTACGTGGAAAAATTCATCCGGAAAAAACAATACGCGCCCAGAACCATATCAAGGTTGTGGATTTTATGGAAAGTACAGATCTTGAAAAAGCCATTAATGCCAGCAAATTGATTCTCTGCCGCTCAGGATATACCACCATCATGGATCTTGCAAAGCTGGGCAAAAAAGCCTTCTTTATCCCTACTCCGGGCCAGACCGAACAAGAATATCTTGCCAAGCGCTTAAAGAAAATGGGAAAGGTGCCCTTCGTAAATCAGAACGAATTTAAGGTAAAGAATTTGAGCCAGACAAAGCTTTACAGCGGCTTTGACGCTTCAATCCATAGCCAGGTCATCGAGAACCTCGATGGGAAGTTCTTCAGCCTTTTCAAGGGTGAACGAAAACTCAGATCCCACACCAAAGTCGCTCTCTACATAAATCTTCTCGTCATGGGCCTCTATAATATGTTTCACAATAGATAGGCCTAAACCCGAGCCTCCTTCCCGGCGCGAACCACTTTTGTCAACGCGGTAAAACCGCTCAAATAATCTGGGGATATGTTCTGATGAAATCCCCTCGCCATTATCTGTAACCCGAACGATGACTTTGTTCTGGATCAGGTTTTCAACCGTGACCTCCGTGGTACCGTCCTGTTTTCCATATTTTATAGAATTGACGATAAGATTTGTAAGTAATTGCTGAATGCGCTCCCGGTCTGCATTCACTAAAATTGATTTTGTGTAAGGCCGGTCAAACGTAAGGGTGATGTTCTTTTTTGCTGCCTTCATCTCGAGCAGTTCAAATGTACTTTTAACCAACTCTATAATATCAAAATACTCGTAATACAGGTTCATGTTGCCCACTTCTAGCCTGGAGATCATATCGAGATCGCTTACAAGATAAATCAGGCGTTCTGTGGCCTTTTCGGCGCGCTGTAAATATTTTTTACGTACGCTTTTGTCTTTCATGGCACCATCCAGAAGGGTAAGCACATAACCTTGCACCGTAAAAAGCGGTGTTTTCAATTCATGGGCAACATTCCCCATAAATTCCTTTCGGTATTCTTCCCTGATCTTTAGAGATTCTATTTCCAGCTTTTTACTTGCGGCAAAACGTTCTACTTCTTTAGTGAGTGTAGACATATCTGTAGTGATCTGTCCGCGTTTAAGGGTCGTGGCATCCAGTAAAGAAACATCATCGTAAATCTTCTTGACCCGTTTGTATATAAATTGCTCTACCCGTATCTGCAAAATGACAAAACAAAATGCAAAACAAATAAGTGCAAAACCCACGGGCCATTGCCAATACAATAGATCGTGATCATATAAAAAAACGCTCAGAATGAGCGTTAGGAATATGGTTATATAGGAAGCAGAGTATGTAGCAAACCTATACGACTTTTTGAAATTGGTAGCCATTATTCAACAAATTTATACCCTACGCCTTTAACGGTTTTAAATTTTTTATCCCCTATTTTTTCACGCAGTTTACGTATGTGCACATCTATGGTGCGCCCTCCCACAACAACTTCATTGCCCCAGACGCGATCTAAGATATCCTCCCTCTTAAAGACCTTGCCGGGTTTTGAGGTAAGGAGTGACAAAAGTTCAAACTCCCGTCGTGGAAGAACCATTTCTTTTTTATCCTTGATGATTTTATATTCTTCCCTGTTGATGACAAGATCACCAAAGGTAAGTGTGGTCTCTTTTTCGGTATCTTCTTTTAAACGTCTTAAAAGTGCCTTTACCTTACTTACTAAAACTTTTGGTTTGATGGGCTTTGTAATATAATCATCTGCACCGGCATCAAAACCCGCCATTTGCGAATAATCTTCTCCACGCGCGGTGAGAAATGTGATTATTGTTTCAGAAAGCGAGGGGTTCTTACGTATTTGCTCACAAGCTTCAATGCCGTCCATTTCTGGCATCATGACATCAAGAATGATCAATTGCGGCTGATGCTTGGCGGCCAGTTTTACAGCTTGTTTTCCGTTTTCTGCCGTTAAGACCTGATACCCTTCGTTATTGAGGTTATAGCCTACAATTTCTAAAATATCTGGCTCATCGTCAACTAATAAAATCTTAATATCCTTCTTTTTCATCGTACAAGGGTTTAAAACCAAGGTAAAGATACCATTAAATTGGTTTGGATTACCCAGTTGTTAAATTCATAACATTTAGGTAATATGGACAGCATCAGTTTAATAACCTTGAAAATTCCCTATTGGCATTGTAAATGTTTAGAGCCAGTAGGTTGGCCTATAATTCTAACGGCACATTTTTAATATCTTTGCACAGCTTTATAGACACTTATGCAAAATATTCCATTTTATGAGATAACCACCGTTGATGCTTTTAAGCAAGCGGCATTGCAAGTATTTAGAAAGCAGTATAGCACGAATGATACGTATCGTAAATTCTGTGGCCTTTTATCTATCAAGAAGGAGGAAATACGACTGGTGGAGCAAATTCCATTCATGCCCATTTCTTTTTTTAAGGAGCATGAGGTACTCTCCTCTTCACAACCGGTTCAAACGGTTTTCAGCAGTAGCGGCACCACGGGATCAACAACAAGCAAACATTTTGTAACCGACCTTTCACTTTACGAGGCCAGTTTCACCGAATGTTTTTCGCAACATTATGGCCCTGTCACAGACTACACCGTGCTGGCATTATTGCCTTCCTATTTAGAACGAACCGGCTCGTCGCTCATTTATATGGTAGATCATTTTATTGCACACAGTAAAAAGCCGGAAAGCGGATTTTACCTCAATGATCTCGAAAAACTGGCAAAAACACTTAAAAAACTGGATGAAAAGGGCGAAAAAACACTGCTTATAGGGGTTTCTTTCGCACTGCTGGATCTTGTTGAAAAGTATGAATTTCAGTTGAAAAATACCCTTGTTATGGAAACCGGGGGCATGAAGGGCCGCCGTAAAGAAATGGTGCGTGAAGAGTTGCACGAACTACTTCAAAAAGGTTTTGGCGTAAACCAAATTCATAGTGAATACGGTATGACCGAACTCCTTTCCCAGGGCTATTCTAACGGTGACGGCATTTTTACCACGCCACCATGGATGGATATTCAAATACGGGACACAGAAGATGCCCTTTCCAGTGTGGCATTGGGTAAAACCGGCGGAATCAATGTCATAGATCTTGCAAATGTCAATTCGTGCGCTTTTATCGCCACCCAAGATCTGGGGCGCAAATTAGATGGAAACCGTTTTGAGGTTTTAGGACGTTTTGACACATCAGATATCAGGGGATGCAACCTGATGGTTCTTTAAATACAAGTCCCATTTGTTAAGCAAAAGGCATTTCAAAAATACCTTAATCAATATATGCAATAATACTACAGCTGTCCTAAAGTTATAGTTTTGTTAAGTATTTACTTTTGTGTAATATTTTTGCAAAATAAGCGTCTATATAGTGTAACCTTTAAAAAGGTTTTTCATAAATGATTGGTTAGTTAAGTGGAAAACCCGATGCTCCTAAAAAGCATCGGGTTTTTTAATATCCAAAGGTTTAGAAAAACGCCTTATTTCCTTACAAAACGGTCGGTTTTGACGATTTTCTACTAATTAACAGACCTTAATGGAAACAAATAATACCAGCCAAACTACTCGGTAACCCTGATCACAAAATAGTTCTTCTTTCCGCTTTGTAGCAGAATAAATCTATTGTTGATCAAGTCATCGTTTTTCAGAACATAAGAATCATCCACTTTTTCTTTGTTAACCGAAATCGAATTTTGTTTCAACGCCCGCTTGGCTTCTCCATTAGATTTTAAAAAATCCGTTTTTTCAACAAGTGCACTTATAATATCTACTCCTTCGTTAATTTCTGACGGAGTGATTTCCGCTTGTGGAACTCCTTCAAAAACATCTAAAAAAGTCTTTTCATCAAGTTTTTTTAAATCGGCACCAGTTGAGTTTCCGAAGAGTATTTCCGAAGCTTTTACCGCATTTTCAAGATTTTCCTCCCCGTGCGTACTTAAAGTCACTTCTTCTGCAAGTCGTTTTTGCAGTGCACGCTGATGTGGCGCTTCCTGATGCGCTGCGATGAGACTTTCGATCTCTTCTTTGCCCAGAAAGGTAAAAATCTTAATGTATTTTGCCGCATCGTCATCACTGGTGTTTAGCCAGTACTGGTAAAATTTATAAGGAGAGGTTCGCTCTGCATCCAGCCAGATATTCCCACCGGCAGTCTTACCGAATTTTGTCCCATCAGCCTTTGTGATCAGCGGGCAGGTCATGGCATAGGCCTTACCGCCGCCTATCCTGCGCACGAGTTCTGTACCCGTGGTAATATTGCCCCATTGATCGCTACCGCCCATTTGCAGGGTAAGGTCTTTCTCCCTGAACAGGTGCAAAAAGTCATATCCCTGAACCAGTTGATAGGTAAATTCGGTGAAGCTCATTCCATTGGCAGATTCTGAAGATAGCCGCTTTTTAACCGAATCTTTTGCCATCATATAGTTCACCGTGATGTGTTTGCCCACATCGCGGATGAACGATAGAAAACTGAAATCTTTCATCCAGTCGTAATTGTTTACCAACTGGGCAGCATTTCCCGTGTCAGAATCAAAGTCCAGAAAGCGGGCCAACTGATTTTTGATAGCTTCCTGATTGTGGCGCAGCGTCTCTTCATCAAGCAGGTTGCGCTCGTCAGATTTCCCAGAAGGGTCGCCTATCATTCCCGTTGCGCCACCTATCAAGGCAATAGGTTTGTGGCCACATTGTTGAAAATGCTTTAACATCATAACGCCCACAAGATGGCCTATATGCAAGGAGTCTGCCGTAGGGTCAATACCCACGTAGGCAGCGCGCATTTCTTCCATAAGATGTTCTTCTGTACCGGGCATCACATCGTGCACCATCCCGCGCCATTGTAGTTCTTCAACAAAATTCTTTATCATTCCCTCTTTATTTCAAATTAATGCTTGACCGCAAATATAACTTACGATTTGCGATTTATACAGTACAATGGGCGAGAATTGACCTCATCACTATGTTGCCTTGCGTGGTTTGCCTATCTTAGCACTATGATACTGGTTACGGGAGGTACAGGACTTGTAGGCGCACATCTACTGTGGTATTTAATCACAGATGGCGCTACCGTGCGCGCCACCTATCGCACCGAAGAAAGTAAAAGTGCCGTACGCGAACTCTTTGCTTATAAAGCCGAAAATTTAAACCTATCCACTGAAAAAGATTACTTCGGAAAAATTGAATGGATACAGGCAGATATTACGGATATTCCTGCGTTAGAGTCCGCTTTTGAAGGTGTTTTTCAGGTTTATCACAGTGCAGCGATCGTGTCTTTTGATCCTGCCCACTTTAATAAAATACAGCACATCAATAAAGAAGGAACCGCAAACATGGTCAACCTCAGCCTTAAACATAAGGTGCAGAAGTTCTGCCACGTTAGCTCTGTGGGTGCATTGGGTTCTACGGAAGACGGCTCGCCCATAAAAGAAAGCACCTTCTGGACTCCGCACCGCGACAACAGTGTGTACAGCATCAGTAAATTTGCAAGTGAGACGGAGGTATGGCGCGGTACGCAGGAAGGCTTAAATGCGGTAATCGTGAACCCTGCAATTATAGTGGGTGAAGGCTTTTATGAAAGCGGCAGTGGTAGTTTTTTTACACACATTGAAAAGGGTACAGATTATAATGTACCGGGCACGACCGCCTTTGTGGATGTGCTGGATGTGGTAGATGCAATGGTAAGCCTTATGAAAAGCAATAGCAGCGGGGAACGCTATATCCTTGCCGGGGAGAACACATCGTACAAACGATTTTTCAGGCTTATCGCCGAAAATATAGAAGCCAAAACCCCATCTAAAGATTTAAAATCCTGGCAAATGGCCATCGCCTGGCGTGGGGATTATTTTTTGAGCCTTATTTCAGGAAAACCCCGCACCCTTTTCAGAAGCAGTGCACAGGCTGCATTCGGCCATAAAGTTTTTGATAATTTAAAACTTAAAAAAGCGATGACTTTTGAATACCGTCCTTTTGAAGAAACCATAAAACGCGTGGGAACGCATTTTAAGAACACGCATTCCTAATTTTCAGGTTCCCTTTTTAATTCATCAGGATCCATAAGTCCGGTTCTGGGCTCAGGATCCGGGACTTTACCTTCTGCCGCAAGAATACTATCTGTACGCCGTATCAAGCTGTCAACTGCATCTCGCTTTACCTCTAGACGTTCTGATACTTCTTCCCAGATTTTTAAATACCTATTAAAATCCACCGAATAATACGCCAGACTTCCAGCAAATTGCAGGCTGTCAATGTCGTATTTTTTATAGATAAACGTATCCGGTTTAATACCGGCATTTTTGAGTTGGCCCCTACTAAAATCCCTTGCGGCATTTACTAAAGACACATCGTACAAGATATCCTTCAGTTTATCTTCTGGAATCAGGTTATCCGGTTTTTCAGGCCTTTCCACATTTTGACAGGAAGCAAAAAGCAGTAGGGTTAGCAGTATGTACAAGGCTTTTATCATCTTGTAAACGTTAAACGCTGACCATGGCGCTCATCTGTAACTTTAAAGTTTCTATATGCCAGTTTACCGTTTACAAACGTATGGCTGATCCTTGACTTAAAGGTGCTGCCCTCAAAAGGGGACCATTTTGATTTGTAAAGAATATTGTCTTTTGTAACCGTCCAGGGATTGTTAAGGTCCACGAGTACAAGATCTGCGTGATATCCTTCCTGTATGAAACCACGTTTTTCGATCTGGAAAAGTATTGCAGGGTTGTGGCACATTTTTTCAGCAATTTTTTCCAGGGAAATTTTACCCCTATGGTACATCTCAAGCATTGCCGGAAAGGCATGCTGTACCAAGGGGCCGCCGCTGGGAGCATCCAGGTATTTATTCTTTTTCTCTTCCAGTGTATGCGGTGCGTGGTCTGAAGCGATCACATCAATACGGTCTTCCAGCAATGCTTTCCAAAGACCTTCGCGGTCTTCTGCCGTCTTGATTGCGGGGTTCCATTTGATAAACGTTCCCTTTTCCCTGTAATCTTCATCACTAAACCAGAGGTGGTGTATACACACTTCTGCTGTGATTTTCTTGTCCTTTAAGGGCTTTTTATGGTCAAAAAGCTTGGTTTCTTTTGCCGTGCTTAAATGGAACACATGCAGACGTGCCCCTGTTTTCTTTGCAAGGGCTACAGCGCGTGAAGAAGAGAGATAACACGCTTCTGCACTACGTATGGTAGGATGCAGGCCAATGGGAATATCCTCCCCGTAACGCTCTTTATAGGTTTCCAGGTTTTCCCTGATCGTTTTCTCATCTTCACAATGCGCAGCAATCAAAAGATTTGTACTCTTAAAGATTTTTTCAAGAACCTGCTCATCATCTACCAGCATATTGCCCGTAGAACTTCCTAAAAATAATTTTAGGCCAGCAACCTTGAGCGGATCCAGTTTTTTTATCTCTTCAATGTTATCGTTTGTGCCGCCAAACATGAAAGAATAATTGGCATAAGCCGACTTTGCTGCCAGATCAAATTTTTCCTCCAGTTTTTCTATCGTAGTAGTCTGGGGGTTTGTGTTTGGCATTTCGATAAACGAGGTGATACCACCGGCCACAGCCGCCATTGACTCACTTTTTATGGTCGCCTTATGGGTAAGTCCCGGCTCCCTAAAATGAACCTGATCATCAATAATACCAGGGAACAAATGTTTTCCTTCGGCATCAAAAATCTGTACGTCAGGGCTTTTTGCGCTCACCGTGGCACTCACTTCTTTAATAATGCCCTGTTCTATATAAACATCGCCGCGCATGATCTTGCCGCCGTTTACGATCTGTGCATCCTTAATCAGAATTTTTTCCATTATAAATCTTAAATCTCGTAATTGCTAAATAAGCTCTTAAATTTCATTCTCAATACTCCAAAAACAGCCTCAGAAATTATACCTGTGTTCATCTTGCTGGTACCTCTCGTTCGGTCTACAAAAATAACAGGAATCTCCTCAATTTTAAAACCCAATAAATGGGTCTTGAACTTCATTTCGATCTGAAAGGCATATCCAACAAATTTTATCTTGTCCAGATTGATCTTTTCCAGGATTTCCCTACGGTAACAAATAAAGCCAGCGGTGGTATCGCTGATTTGCATACCTGTTATAAAGCGTACATATTTTGACGCAATATAAGATAACAAAACACGTCCCATGGGCCAATTCACTACGTTAACACCTGTTTTATAACGAGAACCTATCGCCAGGTCTGCCCCGTTTTTTACGCAAGCGTTATACAGACGTATCAAATCATTCGGCGCATGTGAAAAATCGGCGTCCATTTCAAAAATAAAGGCATAGGGCCGTTCCAGCGCCCATTTAAAACCTGCTATATACGCAGTGCCCAGCCCACTTTTACCCTTTCTGCAAATCAGGTGCAGACGGTCCTTAAATTCCTCCTGCATGCCCTGAACGAGCATTGCGGTGCCGTCTGGCGAATTATCATCTACGACAAGGATATCAAATTTGCGCTGCTGCGCAAAAACGTTGCGCACCAGTTTTTGAATATTTTCAGCTTCATTGTAAGTAGGTACAATGACGAGACGGTTTGTCATTTACACGCTATATTTATGGCAAATGTACTTATTTAGAATTTTACTTCTTTGCCCAGTTTTGTAATTACTGCCTAATTTATAGTAATTTTGCAGCCTCTAGCCCTAACGCATTGGAAGCGATTACCCGAAATGTCATTTCACAAGACTGGTTTACCATTATCCTGGTGGTATGCATGGCACTACTTGCCATAACACGTTATGCCTACGAGCGCCGCTTTATAAACTTTATAGGGGTTATAGGTAGCGATAAATATCTAAAAAAAAGTGGTAAAGATAGATTTCAGGATCCATTTAACCTGATGCTTTTTACGGTTCAGTTACTTTCAATATCTGCATTTATCTACATTATATTAACGCGTTTTGATTATACGCTATCATTAAGTTCAGAGATTTTGTTTCTTCGGGTCATCGTATGTTATGGTCTTTTTATAGGAATTAAATTTTTGATGGAGCGCATCGTGGCCGTACTCTTTGACGGTGAAGAAATATTGCGGCCGTATCACTACGATAAACTGGTGTTCCGTAATTTTTTTGGGATGTTGCTGCTTCCGGTCAATGCCCTTTTTGCCTATAGTTTTGTACCGGGCAAAAACATGGTCATAGGCATAGTGGTTTTCTTCGTTTTAGTCAATGCGCTGAGCCTTGTAAGTATCGTGAGAAGATATGAAAAATTGATAATCAACAATTTGTTTTATTTTATTTTGTACCTTTGCGCCCTTGAAATTGCACCTTATTTAATTTTGTACAAGCTGCTTAGCACTTATATACTGCGATAAAAAAATACATGTTTATGAAGGTAAAGACAATTTTGGTATCTCAGCCAGAACCTAAGATTGAGAATTCCCCCTATTTTGATTTACAAGAAAAAAAACGCGTTAAAATTGATTTTATCCCATTCATCCATGTAGAAGGTATGTCTGGCAAAGAAGTACGCCACCAGAAAGTAGATCTAAAAGATTATACTGCTATTATACTTACGAGTCGTAATGCGGTAGACCATTTTTTTAGGATTGCCGAAGAAATGCGCTATAAAGTACCCGATAGTTTGAAGTATTTTTGCCAAAGCGAAGCTGTAGCTTATTACCTACAAAAATATGTGGTTTACCGCAAGCGGAAGATCTATGTAGGTAAACGGACTTTTGCAGAAATGGCGCCCATTCTGAAGAAATATAAAACAGAGAAGTTCCTGCTTCCTTCTTCAGATGTCATGAAGCCTGAAATTCCAGAAACTTTAGATGAACTCAAGATCAATTACAGACAGTCCACTTTTTACAGAACGGTGGTAAGTGACCTTTCGCATCTTAAGGACGTGACCTATGATATTCTCGTATTTTTTAGCCCCAGCGGAATCAAATCCCTATTTGAAAACTTCCCGAATTTCAAGCAAAATGATACGCGTATA
It contains:
- a CDS encoding uroporphyrinogen-III synthase translates to MKVKTILVSQPEPKIENSPYFDLQEKKRVKIDFIPFIHVEGMSGKEVRHQKVDLKDYTAIILTSRNAVDHFFRIAEEMRYKVPDSLKYFCQSEAVAYYLQKYVVYRKRKIYVGKRTFAEMAPILKKYKTEKFLLPSSDVMKPEIPETLDELKINYRQSTFYRTVVSDLSHLKDVTYDILVFFSPSGIKSLFENFPNFKQNDTRIAVFGSSTIHAANEAGLEINIKAPTPETPSMTMALEKYIDEINNKK
- a CDS encoding DUF4271 domain-containing protein, translated to MSFTRYIYGKCTYLEFYFFAQFCNYCLIYSNFAASSPNALEAITRNVISQDWFTIILVVCMALLAITRYAYERRFINFIGVIGSDKYLKKSGKDRFQDPFNLMLFTVQLLSISAFIYIILTRFDYTLSLSSEILFLRVIVCYGLFIGIKFLMERIVAVLFDGEEILRPYHYDKLVFRNFFGMLLLPVNALFAYSFVPGKNMVIGIVVFFVLVNALSLVSIVRRYEKLIINNLFYFILYLCALEIAPYLILYKLLSTYILR